Proteins found in one Bremerella volcania genomic segment:
- the aroE gene encoding shikimate dehydrogenase produces MICVSIGRGRHKHIVAEHKHLVEQGAQLCELRLDYINGTIKLKRLLDNRPSPVVITYRRERDGGRYAGDEQERQMVLRTAIAEQVDYVDLEEDIAASIPRYGKTKRIISYHNFRETPADLEGLHRRMQQLDPDIIKIATMANSPQDNVRILELARRSEIPTIGLCMGDMGMPSRILGGRFGCPFTYATSSNERTLAPGQIGFRQMVDLYRYEEITDDTELYGVVADPIGHSLSPHLHNAAFSEQGMNRRYLPFRVPREHLGVFFTEVCPQLGVKGLSITIPHKEAAVNFVRRPDEAVKGVGATNTIVFEEGGPSGFNTDCDSAMESLDTMLLPEQQGGSLEGVKVLVLGSGGVSRAIVWSLIQRKATVVISSRTLENAEELAAHFKCRHIHWEDRGSVQPDVLINGTPVGMHPNVNETPFEKRWIKPSMIVFDTVYNPEQTLLIKEARAVGARVVTGVEMFVRQAALQFKHFTGVETSRELMRSTLKRLTGAVRTG; encoded by the coding sequence ATGATCTGCGTCAGTATCGGCCGCGGCCGACATAAACATATCGTTGCCGAGCACAAGCACCTGGTCGAACAGGGGGCTCAGTTGTGCGAGTTGCGTCTCGATTACATCAACGGGACGATCAAACTCAAACGCCTGCTCGACAATCGCCCCAGCCCGGTGGTGATCACCTATCGCCGCGAGCGTGACGGCGGTCGCTATGCCGGCGACGAACAAGAACGCCAAATGGTCCTCCGCACGGCGATCGCCGAGCAGGTCGACTACGTGGACCTGGAAGAGGACATTGCGGCCTCGATTCCTCGTTACGGCAAGACGAAGCGGATCATCAGTTACCACAACTTCCGCGAAACGCCAGCCGACCTGGAAGGCCTGCACCGGCGAATGCAGCAGCTCGATCCCGACATCATCAAGATCGCCACCATGGCGAACTCGCCGCAAGACAACGTCCGCATCCTGGAGTTGGCCCGCCGAAGCGAGATCCCCACGATTGGTCTCTGCATGGGAGACATGGGAATGCCGTCGCGCATTCTCGGGGGACGTTTCGGTTGTCCGTTTACCTATGCGACCAGTTCCAACGAGCGAACGCTGGCACCCGGGCAGATCGGTTTCCGGCAGATGGTCGATCTCTACCGATACGAAGAGATCACCGACGACACCGAACTTTATGGCGTGGTGGCCGATCCGATCGGACACAGTCTGAGCCCTCACCTGCACAATGCGGCCTTCAGCGAGCAGGGAATGAATCGCCGCTATCTTCCCTTCCGCGTGCCGCGCGAACACCTGGGTGTCTTCTTCACCGAGGTTTGCCCCCAACTGGGCGTCAAAGGCTTGAGCATCACGATTCCTCACAAGGAAGCCGCGGTCAACTTTGTCCGGCGGCCTGATGAAGCGGTCAAGGGCGTCGGGGCGACCAACACGATCGTTTTCGAGGAGGGTGGTCCCTCAGGCTTCAACACCGATTGCGACTCGGCGATGGAAAGCCTGGACACGATGCTTTTGCCCGAGCAGCAAGGCGGTTCGCTCGAAGGGGTCAAGGTGCTGGTGCTGGGCAGTGGCGGCGTGTCTCGCGCGATTGTCTGGTCGTTGATTCAGCGGAAAGCCACGGTGGTCATTTCCAGCCGCACGCTCGAGAACGCCGAAGAACTGGCCGCGCATTTCAAGTGTCGTCACATTCACTGGGAAGACCGCGGATCGGTTCAGCCTGACGTGCTCATCAACGGCACGCCGGTCGGCATGCACCCCAACGTCAATGAAACGCCTTTCGAGAAGCGTTGGATCAAGCCGAGCATGATCGTCTTCGACACGGTCTACAATCCGGAGCAAACGCTGCTGATCAAAGAAGCCAGGGCCGTGGGTGCCCGGGTGGTGACCGGGGTCGAAATGTTCGTTCGCCAGGCAGCGCTTCAGTTCAAGCACTTTACCGGCGTCGAGACTTCGCGCGAGCTGATGCGAAGCACGCTCAAGCGGCTGACCGGTGCGGTCCGAACAGGTTAA
- a CDS encoding shikimate kinase codes for MNLALIGYRGTGKSHVARLLAGQLKWPLVDADIHVEKQAGKSIADIFAEVGEPGFRDLESQALIELTQGSHYVLSLGGGVILREENRQRIADCCFTVWLTASPEEIARRLSGDASTQARRPSLTGKSTLEEIEEVLARRIPLYRQSANLTVDTEGKSPQEVTQTILDQLPSSLVKKEQ; via the coding sequence ATGAATCTGGCACTCATCGGATATCGTGGAACCGGCAAGTCGCACGTTGCCAGGCTGCTCGCCGGGCAGCTGAAGTGGCCGCTGGTCGATGCCGATATTCATGTGGAAAAGCAAGCCGGCAAATCGATCGCCGACATCTTCGCCGAAGTCGGCGAGCCAGGCTTTCGCGATCTTGAGTCGCAAGCGTTGATCGAACTGACTCAGGGGTCGCACTATGTCTTGTCCCTGGGGGGCGGCGTGATCTTGCGGGAAGAGAACCGCCAGCGGATTGCCGATTGCTGCTTTACCGTTTGGCTGACGGCTTCGCCGGAAGAGATCGCCCGGCGACTATCGGGAGACGCATCGACCCAGGCCCGCCGTCCCAGCTTGACCGGCAAATCGACTTTGGAAGAAATCGAAGAAGTACTGGCCAGGCGGATACCTCTCTACCGGCAAAGCGCCAACCTAACAGTCGATACCGAAGGCAAGTCGCCGCAAGAGGTGACGCAAACGATCCTGGATCAACTCCCGTCGTCTTTAGTGAAGAAAGAACAGTAA
- a CDS encoding prepilin peptidase, with product MAWWENLVALWVGLPLNVRLVGLFVIGAIVAGQLNRAIYRWTWVPKNYDPWSKPHPDAPPRILFDKVPIFGWLGLARESKVHKTAHWVQPLLIELGCGFFFAWYYHWVTSGELVPVTVNVPLSDAALHAIYLQHIVLISFMVIATFVDFDSRTIPDYVTLPGFLVAMVFCWLLPFVGLPMPDGPPFFGLSQPGSQLDAIPLHAAALSKWPDAWNGSSALAVGLVLAVGWWFALCPKLIWFRGGITKFFRYLVASFIRYSLNWFYLGMLVLLIAFVSAAWLWGGEAVWQAVFSALLGMAFAGLLIWLVRFFASLAMGQEAMGFGDVTLMCMIGAYIGWQPVMVIFFLAPFIACVFAVVNYLLTGDAYLAYGPYLCIGTLIAMIFWGRLWQQYGPLLQLGPWLPALFLALPVVLGGMLMAWVWIKFTFIYPDEA from the coding sequence GTGGCTTGGTGGGAGAATCTCGTCGCCCTGTGGGTTGGACTACCGCTGAACGTGCGACTCGTGGGGCTGTTCGTCATCGGGGCGATCGTGGCCGGGCAACTGAACCGGGCCATCTATCGCTGGACATGGGTCCCCAAGAATTACGATCCGTGGAGCAAACCTCATCCCGACGCTCCGCCGCGCATCCTGTTCGATAAAGTTCCGATCTTCGGTTGGCTTGGCCTGGCGCGGGAAAGCAAGGTCCACAAAACCGCGCACTGGGTGCAGCCGCTATTGATTGAACTGGGCTGTGGGTTTTTCTTTGCCTGGTATTACCACTGGGTGACCTCCGGCGAACTGGTGCCGGTCACGGTCAATGTTCCATTGAGTGACGCGGCACTGCACGCGATATATCTGCAGCACATCGTGTTGATCTCGTTCATGGTGATCGCCACGTTCGTCGACTTCGATTCGCGCACGATCCCCGACTACGTCACCCTGCCGGGCTTTCTGGTGGCAATGGTCTTCTGTTGGCTGCTTCCTTTCGTGGGACTGCCGATGCCGGATGGTCCTCCGTTTTTTGGACTTTCGCAGCCGGGCTCGCAGTTGGATGCGATCCCGCTGCATGCGGCCGCGCTAAGCAAGTGGCCCGATGCCTGGAATGGAAGTTCCGCCTTGGCGGTTGGTTTGGTGCTGGCGGTCGGCTGGTGGTTTGCTCTTTGCCCGAAGCTGATCTGGTTTCGTGGAGGAATCACCAAGTTCTTTCGTTACCTGGTCGCCAGCTTCATCCGCTACTCACTGAACTGGTTTTACCTGGGGATGCTGGTGCTGTTGATCGCTTTCGTCTCCGCCGCATGGCTCTGGGGCGGCGAGGCCGTCTGGCAGGCGGTCTTCTCGGCGCTGCTGGGAATGGCCTTCGCTGGGCTGTTGATCTGGCTGGTCCGCTTCTTTGCGAGCCTGGCGATGGGACAGGAAGCGATGGGTTTCGGCGACGTCACGCTCATGTGCATGATCGGGGCCTACATCGGCTGGCAACCGGTGATGGTGATCTTCTTTCTGGCACCGTTCATTGCGTGCGTGTTTGCGGTGGTGAATTACCTGTTGACCGGCGACGCGTACCTGGCCTACGGACCGTATCTGTGCATCGGAACGTTGATCGCGATGATCTTCTGGGGCCGGCTGTGGCAGCAGTACGGACCCCTCTTGCAACTGGGGCCATGGCTGCCGGCGCTGTTTTTGGCACTGCCGGTGGTGCTGGGTGGCATGCTGATGGCTTGGGTCTGGATCAAGTTCACGTTCATCTATCCGGACGAAGCTTAA